In a genomic window of Rhinolophus ferrumequinum isolate MPI-CBG mRhiFer1 chromosome 2, mRhiFer1_v1.p, whole genome shotgun sequence:
- the EPHB3 gene encoding ephrin type-B receptor 3 isoform X1 encodes MARAHPSPPPPPPGLLPLLPPLLLLPLLLPAGCRALEETLMDTKWVTSELGWTSHPESGWEEVSGYDEAMNPIRTYQVCNVHESSQNNWLRTGFIWRRDVQRVYVELKFTVRDCNSIPNIPGSCKETFNLFYYEADSDVASASSPFWMENPYVKVDTIAPDESFSKLDSGRVNTKVRSFGPLSKAGFYLAFQDQGACMSLISVRAFYKKCASTTAGFALFPETLTGAEPTSLVIAPGTCIANAVEVSVPLKLYCNGDGEWMVPVGACTCATGHEPAAKESQCRPCPPRSYKAKQGEGPCLPCPANSRTTSPAASICTCHNNFYRADSDSADSACTTVPSPPRGVISNVNETSLILEWSEPRDLGGRDDLLYNVICKKCRGGPGAGGASACSRCDDNVEFVPRQLGLTERRVHISHLLAHTRYTFEVQAVNGVSGKSPLPPRYAAVNITTNQAAPSEVPTLHLHSSSGSSLTLSWAPPERPNGVILDYEMKYFEKSEGIASTVTSQKNSVQLDGLRPDARYVVQVRARTVAGYGQYSHPAEFETTSERGSGAQQLQEQLPLIVGSATAGLVFVVAVVVIAVVCLRKQRHGSDSEYTEKLQQYIAPGMKVYIDPFTYEDPNEAVREFAKEIDVSCVKIEEVIGAGEFGEVCRGRLKQPGRREVFVAIKTLKVGYTERQRRDFLSEASIMGQFDHPNIIRLEGVVTKSRPVMILTEFMENCALDSFLRLNDGQFTVIQLVGMLRGIAAGMKYLSEMNYVHRDLAARNILVNSNLVCKVSDFGLSRFLEDDPSDPTYTSSLGVCPPHQGGKIPIRWTAPEAIAYRKFTSASDVWSYGIVMWEVMSYGERPYWDMSNQDVINAVEQDYRLPPPMDCPTALHQLMLDCWVRDRNLRPKFSQIVNTLDKLIRNAASLKVIASAQSGMSQPLLDRTVPDYTTFTTVGDWLDAIKMGRYKESFVSAGFASFDLVAQMTAEDLLRIGVTLAGHQKKILSSIQDMRLQMNQTLPVQV; translated from the exons AGACCCTCATGGACACAAAATGGGTGACGTCTGAGTTGGGATGGACATCTCATCCAGAAAGTGGG TGGGAAGAGGTGAGCGGCTACGATGAGGCCATGAACCCCATCCGCACGTACCAGGTGTGTAACGTGCATGAGTCCAGCCAGAACAACTGGCTCCGCACGGGCTTCATCTGGCGGCGAGATGTGCAGCGGGTCTACGTGGAGCTCAAGTTCACGGTGCGTGACTGCAACAGTATCCCCAACATCCCCGGCTCCTGCAAGGAGACCTTCAACCTCTTCTACTATGAGGCTGACAGCGACGTGGCCTCGGCCTCCTCCCCCTTCTGGATGGAGAACCCCTACGTGAAGGTGGACACCATTGCGCCTGATGAGAGCTTCTCAAAGCTTGATAGTGGCCGGGTCAACACCAAGGTGCGCAGCTTCGGGCCATTGTCCAAGGCCGGCTTCTACTTGGCCTTCCAGGACCAGGGCGCCTGCATGTCACTCATCTCCGTGCGTGCCTTCTACAAGAAGTGTGCATCCACCACCGCAGGCTTCGCTCTCTTCCCCGAGACCCTTACTGGGGCCGAGCCCACCTCCCTGGTCATTGCCCCTGGCACCTGCATCGCTAATGCTGTAGAGGTGTCGGTGCCACTCAAGCTCTACTGCAACGGTGACGGGGAGTGGATGGTGCCTGTGGGTGCCTGTACCTGTGCCACCGGCCATGAGCCAGCTGCCAAGGAGTCCCAGTGCCGTC CCTGCCCCCCTAGGAGCTACAAGGCGAAACAGGGAGAGGggccctgcctcccctgccccgCCAACAGCCGCACCACCTCGCCAGCCGCCAGCATCTGCACCTGCCACAATAACTTCTACCGTGCAGATTCGGATTCTGCAGACAGTGCCTGTACCA CTGTGCCATCTCCACCCCGGGGTGTGATCTCCAATGTGAATGAGACCTCACTGATCCTCGAGTGGAGTGAGCCCCGGGACCTGGGTGGCCGGGACGACCTCCTATACAACGTCATCTGCAAGAAGTGCCGCGGGGGCCCTGGGGCCGGGGGCGCCTCAGCTTGCTCACGCTGTGATGACAACGTAGAGTTTGTGCCTCGCCAGCTGGGCCTGACGGAGCGCCGTGTCCACATCAGCCATCTGCTGGCCCACACGCGCTACACCTTTGAGGTGCAGGCAGTCAACGGTGTCTCTGGCAAGAGCCCTCTGCCCCCCCGCTATGCGGCTGTGAATATCACCACCAACCAGGCTG CCCCGTCCGAAGTGCCTACACTCCACCTGCACAGCAGCTCAGGCAGCAGCCTGACACTGTCCTGGGCACCCCCAGAGCGGCCCAATGGCGTCATCCTGGACTACGAGATGAAGTACTTTGAGAAG AGTGAGGGCATCGCCTCCACAgtgaccagccagaagaactccGTGCAGCTGGACGGCCTGCGACCCGATGCCCGCTATGTGGTCCAGGTTCGCGCCCGCACGGTAGCCGGCTATGGGCAATACAGCCACCCGGCTGAGTTTGAGACCACAAGCGAGAGAG GCTCCGGTGCCCAGCAGCTCCAGGAGCAGCTGCCCCTCATTGTGGGTTCTGCCACGGCTGGGCTTGTCTTTGTGGTGGCTGTCGTGGTCATTGCTGTCGTCTGTCTCAG gAAGCAGCGACATGGCTCTGATTCAGAGTATACGGAGAAGCTGCAGCAATACA TTGCTCCTGGAATGAAGGTTTATATCGACCCTTTTACCTATGAGGACCCTAATGAGGCTGTGCGGGAGTTTGCCAAGGAGATCGACGTATCCTGTGTCAAGATTGAGGAGGTGATTGGAGCTG GGGAATTTGGGGAAGTGTGCCGGGGTCGGCTGAAACAACCCGGCCGCCGGGAGGTGTTTGTGGCCATCAAGACACTGAAGGTGGGTTACACCGAGAGACAGCGGCGGGACTTCCTAAGTGAGGCCTCCATCATGGGGCAGTTTGACCATCCCAACATAATCCGGCTGGAGGGCGTGGTCACCAAAAGTCGGCCCGTCATGATCCTTACGGAGTTCATGGAGAACTGTGCTCTGGATTCCTTCCTCCGG CTCAACGATGGACAGTTCACGGTCATCCAGCTGGTGGGCATGTTACGGGGCATTGCTGCCGGGATGAAGTATCTGTCTGAGATGAACTACGTGCACCGTGACCTGGCTGCCCGCAATATCCTGGTCAACAGCAACCTTGTCTGCAAAGTCTCGGACTTCGGCCTCTCCCGCTTCCTGGAGGATGACCCCTCCGATCCTACCTACACCAGCTCCCTG GGCGTGTGCCCCCCCCACCAGGGCGGGAAGATCCCCATCCGCTGGACTGCCCCAGAGGCCATAGCCTATCGGAAGTTCACCTCTGCTAGTGACGTCTGGAGCTATGGAATTGTCATGTGGGAGGTCATGAGCTATGGAGAGCGACCCTACTGGGACATGAGCAACCAGGAC GTCATCAATGCCGTGGAGCAGGATTACCGGCTGCCCCCACCCATGGACTGCCCCACAGCTCTGCACCAGCTCATGCTGGACTGCTGGGTGCGGGACCGGAACCTCAGGCCCAAATTCTCCCAGATTGTCAACACCTTGGACAAGCTCATCCGCAACGCTGCCAGCCTCAAGGTCATTGCCAGCGCCCAGTCTGG CATGTCACAGCCCCTCTTGGACCGCACAGTCCCAGATTACACAACCTTCACGACAGTTGGTGACTGGCTGGATGCCATCAAGATGGGACGGTACAAGGAGAGCTTCGTCAGTGCGGGCTTTGCATCCTTTGACCTGGTGGCCCAGATGACTGCAGA AGACCTTCTCCGGATTGGAGTCACCTTGGCTGGCCACCAGAAGAAGATCCTCAGTAGTATCCAGGACATGCGGCTGCAGATGAACCAGACGCTGCCCGTGCAAGTCTGA
- the EPHB3 gene encoding ephrin type-B receptor 3 isoform X2: protein MARAHPSPPPPPPGLLPLLPPLLLLPLLLPAGCRALEETLMDTKWVTSELGWTSHPESGWEEVSGYDEAMNPIRTYQVCNVHESSQNNWLRTGFIWRRDVQRVYVELKFTVRDCNSIPNIPGSCKETFNLFYYEADSDVASASSPFWMENPYVKVDTIAPDESFSKLDSGRVNTKVRSFGPLSKAGFYLAFQDQGACMSLISVRAFYKKCASTTAGFALFPETLTGAEPTSLVIAPGTCIANAVEVSVPLKLYCNGDGEWMVPVGACTCATGHEPAAKESQCRPCPPRSYKAKQGEGPCLPCPANSRTTSPAASICTCHNNFYRADSDSADSACTTVPSPPRGVISNVNETSLILEWSEPRDLGGRDDLLYNVICKKCRGGPGAGGASACSRCDDNVEFVPRQLGLTERRVHISHLLAHTRYTFEVQAVNGVSGKSPLPPRYAAVNITTNQAAPSEVPTLHLHSSSGSSLTLSWAPPERPNGVILDYEMKYFEKSEGIASTVTSQKNSVQLDGLRPDARYVVQVRARTVAGYGQYSHPAEFETTSERGSGAQQLQEQLPLIVGSATAGLVFVVAVVVIAVVCLRKQRHGSDSEYTEKLQQYIAPGMKVYIDPFTYEDPNEAVREFAKEIDVSCVKIEEVIGAGEFGEVCRGRLKQPGRREVFVAIKTLKVGYTERQRRDFLSEASIMGQFDHPNIIRLEGVVTKSRPVMILTEFMENCALDSFLRLNDGQFTVIQLVGMLRGIAAGMKYLSEMNYVHRDLAARNILVNSNLVCKVSDFGLSRFLEDDPSDPTYTSSLGGKIPIRWTAPEAIAYRKFTSASDVWSYGIVMWEVMSYGERPYWDMSNQDVINAVEQDYRLPPPMDCPTALHQLMLDCWVRDRNLRPKFSQIVNTLDKLIRNAASLKVIASAQSGMSQPLLDRTVPDYTTFTTVGDWLDAIKMGRYKESFVSAGFASFDLVAQMTAEDLLRIGVTLAGHQKKILSSIQDMRLQMNQTLPVQV from the exons AGACCCTCATGGACACAAAATGGGTGACGTCTGAGTTGGGATGGACATCTCATCCAGAAAGTGGG TGGGAAGAGGTGAGCGGCTACGATGAGGCCATGAACCCCATCCGCACGTACCAGGTGTGTAACGTGCATGAGTCCAGCCAGAACAACTGGCTCCGCACGGGCTTCATCTGGCGGCGAGATGTGCAGCGGGTCTACGTGGAGCTCAAGTTCACGGTGCGTGACTGCAACAGTATCCCCAACATCCCCGGCTCCTGCAAGGAGACCTTCAACCTCTTCTACTATGAGGCTGACAGCGACGTGGCCTCGGCCTCCTCCCCCTTCTGGATGGAGAACCCCTACGTGAAGGTGGACACCATTGCGCCTGATGAGAGCTTCTCAAAGCTTGATAGTGGCCGGGTCAACACCAAGGTGCGCAGCTTCGGGCCATTGTCCAAGGCCGGCTTCTACTTGGCCTTCCAGGACCAGGGCGCCTGCATGTCACTCATCTCCGTGCGTGCCTTCTACAAGAAGTGTGCATCCACCACCGCAGGCTTCGCTCTCTTCCCCGAGACCCTTACTGGGGCCGAGCCCACCTCCCTGGTCATTGCCCCTGGCACCTGCATCGCTAATGCTGTAGAGGTGTCGGTGCCACTCAAGCTCTACTGCAACGGTGACGGGGAGTGGATGGTGCCTGTGGGTGCCTGTACCTGTGCCACCGGCCATGAGCCAGCTGCCAAGGAGTCCCAGTGCCGTC CCTGCCCCCCTAGGAGCTACAAGGCGAAACAGGGAGAGGggccctgcctcccctgccccgCCAACAGCCGCACCACCTCGCCAGCCGCCAGCATCTGCACCTGCCACAATAACTTCTACCGTGCAGATTCGGATTCTGCAGACAGTGCCTGTACCA CTGTGCCATCTCCACCCCGGGGTGTGATCTCCAATGTGAATGAGACCTCACTGATCCTCGAGTGGAGTGAGCCCCGGGACCTGGGTGGCCGGGACGACCTCCTATACAACGTCATCTGCAAGAAGTGCCGCGGGGGCCCTGGGGCCGGGGGCGCCTCAGCTTGCTCACGCTGTGATGACAACGTAGAGTTTGTGCCTCGCCAGCTGGGCCTGACGGAGCGCCGTGTCCACATCAGCCATCTGCTGGCCCACACGCGCTACACCTTTGAGGTGCAGGCAGTCAACGGTGTCTCTGGCAAGAGCCCTCTGCCCCCCCGCTATGCGGCTGTGAATATCACCACCAACCAGGCTG CCCCGTCCGAAGTGCCTACACTCCACCTGCACAGCAGCTCAGGCAGCAGCCTGACACTGTCCTGGGCACCCCCAGAGCGGCCCAATGGCGTCATCCTGGACTACGAGATGAAGTACTTTGAGAAG AGTGAGGGCATCGCCTCCACAgtgaccagccagaagaactccGTGCAGCTGGACGGCCTGCGACCCGATGCCCGCTATGTGGTCCAGGTTCGCGCCCGCACGGTAGCCGGCTATGGGCAATACAGCCACCCGGCTGAGTTTGAGACCACAAGCGAGAGAG GCTCCGGTGCCCAGCAGCTCCAGGAGCAGCTGCCCCTCATTGTGGGTTCTGCCACGGCTGGGCTTGTCTTTGTGGTGGCTGTCGTGGTCATTGCTGTCGTCTGTCTCAG gAAGCAGCGACATGGCTCTGATTCAGAGTATACGGAGAAGCTGCAGCAATACA TTGCTCCTGGAATGAAGGTTTATATCGACCCTTTTACCTATGAGGACCCTAATGAGGCTGTGCGGGAGTTTGCCAAGGAGATCGACGTATCCTGTGTCAAGATTGAGGAGGTGATTGGAGCTG GGGAATTTGGGGAAGTGTGCCGGGGTCGGCTGAAACAACCCGGCCGCCGGGAGGTGTTTGTGGCCATCAAGACACTGAAGGTGGGTTACACCGAGAGACAGCGGCGGGACTTCCTAAGTGAGGCCTCCATCATGGGGCAGTTTGACCATCCCAACATAATCCGGCTGGAGGGCGTGGTCACCAAAAGTCGGCCCGTCATGATCCTTACGGAGTTCATGGAGAACTGTGCTCTGGATTCCTTCCTCCGG CTCAACGATGGACAGTTCACGGTCATCCAGCTGGTGGGCATGTTACGGGGCATTGCTGCCGGGATGAAGTATCTGTCTGAGATGAACTACGTGCACCGTGACCTGGCTGCCCGCAATATCCTGGTCAACAGCAACCTTGTCTGCAAAGTCTCGGACTTCGGCCTCTCCCGCTTCCTGGAGGATGACCCCTCCGATCCTACCTACACCAGCTCCCTG GGCGGGAAGATCCCCATCCGCTGGACTGCCCCAGAGGCCATAGCCTATCGGAAGTTCACCTCTGCTAGTGACGTCTGGAGCTATGGAATTGTCATGTGGGAGGTCATGAGCTATGGAGAGCGACCCTACTGGGACATGAGCAACCAGGAC GTCATCAATGCCGTGGAGCAGGATTACCGGCTGCCCCCACCCATGGACTGCCCCACAGCTCTGCACCAGCTCATGCTGGACTGCTGGGTGCGGGACCGGAACCTCAGGCCCAAATTCTCCCAGATTGTCAACACCTTGGACAAGCTCATCCGCAACGCTGCCAGCCTCAAGGTCATTGCCAGCGCCCAGTCTGG CATGTCACAGCCCCTCTTGGACCGCACAGTCCCAGATTACACAACCTTCACGACAGTTGGTGACTGGCTGGATGCCATCAAGATGGGACGGTACAAGGAGAGCTTCGTCAGTGCGGGCTTTGCATCCTTTGACCTGGTGGCCCAGATGACTGCAGA AGACCTTCTCCGGATTGGAGTCACCTTGGCTGGCCACCAGAAGAAGATCCTCAGTAGTATCCAGGACATGCGGCTGCAGATGAACCAGACGCTGCCCGTGCAAGTCTGA